The Nitratidesulfovibrio sp. SRB-5 genome includes a window with the following:
- a CDS encoding universal stress protein — protein sequence MSYARILLPMDGSEHARLALRHAVALARCSGTGHIVLMYSFGEIPALIGGEAREELVRECTQEAEALLAEPRALLDELGVPSSVRIVDGAPGRAVVRVCDEEGCDTIVMGSRGLGELGGMIMGSVTHQVLQLAKVPVLVVR from the coding sequence ATGTCCTACGCACGGATACTGCTTCCCATGGACGGCTCGGAGCATGCACGCCTGGCCCTGCGCCACGCGGTGGCCCTGGCCCGTTGCAGCGGCACGGGCCATATCGTGCTCATGTACAGCTTTGGCGAGATTCCCGCCCTTATCGGCGGCGAGGCGCGCGAGGAACTGGTGCGCGAATGCACCCAGGAGGCAGAGGCGCTGCTGGCCGAGCCGCGCGCCCTGCTGGACGAACTGGGCGTGCCCAGTTCCGTGCGCATCGTGGACGGCGCCCCGGGCAGGGCCGTGGTGCGCGTGTGCGACGAGGAAGGTTGCGATACCATCGTCATGGGCTCGCGCGGGCTGGGCGAACTGGGCGGCATGATAATGGGCAGCGTCACCCATCAGGTGCTGCAACTGGCCAAGGTGCCCGTGCTGGTCGTCCGCTAG
- a CDS encoding phospholipase D-like domain-containing protein, translating to MTPISAAALTTLQWVLISAMYGVSVYAAGHALLHKRDPRAALGWIAVCLTFPLAGPLLYFLFGINRVHSRAARLLEESETRRLREGGRLHGGPARHEPPGAMPSGIVPPRYERMARVGYAVTGRPLAGGNHVQPLHNGEQAYPAMLEAIDNAEHSVFLTTYIFGTGDAGQRFVDALADAAARGVDVRVIVDGVGGLYHWPRAWRRLTRRGVRVERFLPPHLVPLQLSVNLRTHRKVLVCDGRVGFTGGMNIAQNHMAAQGCTRCVTDLHFLFSGPIVAQLQEAFLRDWGFVTGEYAPGPTVREEPCGDSLCRMVLDGPGFGFERVHDLLAGVVAGAERSIHIMTPYFLPSRELISGLRAASLRGVEVHCVLPGRNNLPFVHWASRNLLPSLLESGVRVYYQPPPFCHTKLLLIDGCYAHVGSANIDPRSLRLNFELTVEVLDTTVARQLGQHFEAVRAVAAEVTPQSLTARSMAVRLRDAVCWLFSPYL from the coding sequence GTGACCCCCATTTCGGCGGCCGCCCTGACCACCCTGCAATGGGTGCTCATTTCCGCCATGTACGGGGTGTCCGTGTACGCGGCGGGCCACGCCCTGCTGCACAAGCGCGACCCCCGCGCGGCCCTGGGGTGGATTGCCGTGTGCCTGACCTTTCCCCTGGCCGGGCCGCTGCTGTATTTCCTGTTCGGCATCAATCGCGTGCACAGCCGCGCCGCCCGCCTGCTGGAAGAATCGGAAACCCGCCGCCTGCGCGAAGGGGGCCGCCTGCACGGCGGCCCGGCCCGCCACGAGCCGCCGGGGGCCATGCCGTCCGGCATCGTGCCGCCGCGCTACGAGCGGATGGCCAGGGTGGGCTACGCGGTCACCGGACGACCACTGGCCGGGGGCAACCACGTGCAGCCGCTGCACAACGGCGAACAGGCCTACCCCGCCATGCTCGAGGCCATCGACAACGCCGAGCACAGCGTCTTTCTGACCACCTACATCTTCGGCACCGGCGACGCGGGCCAGCGCTTCGTGGATGCCCTGGCCGACGCCGCCGCGCGCGGGGTGGACGTGCGGGTCATCGTGGACGGCGTGGGCGGCCTGTACCACTGGCCGCGCGCCTGGCGGCGGCTGACCCGGCGCGGGGTGCGCGTGGAGCGCTTTCTGCCGCCGCACCTGGTGCCGTTGCAGCTTTCGGTAAACCTGCGCACCCACCGCAAGGTGCTGGTGTGCGACGGCAGGGTGGGCTTTACCGGGGGCATGAACATCGCCCAGAACCACATGGCCGCGCAGGGCTGCACCCGGTGCGTCACCGACCTGCACTTCCTGTTCAGCGGCCCCATCGTGGCCCAGTTGCAGGAGGCCTTCCTGCGCGACTGGGGCTTTGTCACCGGCGAATACGCGCCCGGCCCCACGGTGCGCGAGGAACCCTGCGGCGATTCGCTGTGCCGCATGGTGCTGGACGGTCCCGGCTTCGGCTTCGAGCGCGTGCACGACCTGCTGGCGGGCGTGGTGGCCGGGGCGGAGCGGTCCATCCACATCATGACGCCCTATTTCCTGCCCTCGCGAGAGCTGATCAGCGGCCTGCGGGCCGCTTCGCTGCGCGGGGTGGAGGTGCACTGCGTGCTGCCGGGCCGCAACAACCTGCCCTTCGTGCACTGGGCCTCACGCAACCTGCTGCCATCGCTGCTGGAAAGCGGGGTGCGGGTGTACTACCAGCCGCCGCCGTTCTGCCACACCAAGCTGCTGCTCATCGACGGGTGCTATGCCCACGTGGGCTCGGCCAACATCGACCCGCGCAGCCTGCGCCTGAACTTCGAGCTGACCGTGGAGGTGCTGGACACCACCGTGGCCCGCCAGTTGGGCCAGCACTTCGAGGCGGTGCGCGCCGTGGCCGCAGAGGTGACGCCCCAGTCGCTGACCGCCCGCAGCATGGCGGTGCGCCTGCGCGATGCCGTGTGCTGGTTGTTTTCCCCTTACCTGTAG
- a CDS encoding zinc dependent phospholipase C family protein, translated as MPRGLGASDTGFAPCCSAPSCSALVTQGVFRVGAQRARGTGTTPRSVLALLCCALLAVLGVVLLPDAAFAWGPGVHMVAAHWLLQNASLLPAAVGSALLTHPDAFLYGSLSADIFIGKGCTVTPGHSHNWSTGHTLYEAADTPRLHAYACGYLSHLAADTVAHNHYVPTLLGGTPGTGKLSHVYVEMQADRMVEWDAAEAVSLFRLPNGAADRTLLQATHGGHWPFAFKKRLFQGSLAVSGKQSWRRSLRLVHRVMPHAADRAYLREMIDVSVRAVVDVLRDPYGSTVTGIDPIGSDHLAEARDVCRGVQPMVARRPGGVRFPLDERLVDLPYLPVPCRAA; from the coding sequence ATGCCGCGCGGCCTGGGTGCATCCGATACCGGTTTTGCCCCCTGCTGCTCCGCCCCCTCGTGTTCCGCCTTGGTCACGCAGGGCGTTTTCCGCGTCGGCGCGCAGCGCGCGCGTGGCACGGGCACCACGCCCCGTTCCGTGCTGGCGCTGCTCTGCTGCGCCCTGCTGGCCGTGCTGGGGGTGGTGCTGCTGCCCGACGCGGCCTTTGCCTGGGGACCGGGCGTGCACATGGTGGCCGCCCACTGGCTGCTGCAAAACGCCTCGCTTTTGCCCGCCGCCGTGGGCTCGGCCCTGCTGACCCATCCGGATGCCTTTCTGTACGGCAGCCTTTCCGCCGACATCTTCATCGGCAAGGGCTGCACCGTCACCCCCGGCCACAGCCACAACTGGAGCACCGGGCACACCCTGTACGAGGCGGCGGACACCCCGCGCCTGCATGCCTACGCCTGCGGCTACCTTTCGCACCTTGCCGCCGACACCGTGGCCCACAACCATTACGTGCCCACGCTGCTGGGGGGCACCCCCGGCACCGGCAAGCTGAGCCATGTGTACGTCGAGATGCAGGCCGACCGCATGGTGGAATGGGACGCGGCAGAGGCCGTCAGCCTGTTCCGCCTGCCCAACGGCGCGGCGGACCGTACCCTGTTGCAGGCCACCCATGGCGGGCACTGGCCCTTTGCCTTCAAGAAGCGGTTGTTCCAGGGCAGCCTGGCCGTCAGCGGCAAACAGTCGTGGCGGCGCTCGCTGCGTCTGGTGCACCGGGTCATGCCCCACGCGGCGGACCGCGCCTACCTGCGCGAGATGATCGACGTCAGCGTGCGCGCCGTGGTGGACGTGCTGCGCGACCCGTACGGATCGACGGTGACGGGCATCGACCCCATCGGCAGCGACCACCTGGCCGAGGCGCGCGACGTGTGCCGGGGCGTGCAGCCCATGGTGGCGCGCAGGCCGGGCGGGGTGCGCTTTCCGCTGGACGAGCGGCTGGTGGACCTGCCCTACCTGCCGGTGCCCTGCCGGGCGGCCTGA
- the chrA gene encoding chromate efflux transporter, with protein sequence MTPSPDNEVTVSEAPQDSPPSSHAGTPPTLRDLFLTFMRLGATAFGGPAMLPVVRAQVVERKGWMDEATFRSGVALCQAVPGATVMQVASYVGLRLRGTPGMLAGFFGFTLPAFLMITVLSAMYWKNHELPAVMAAFIGLKAVTVALMVSGLLDFGKRYLRMGMDWVIGAGVCGLTLLGVHPIVPVLAAAAAGVVVYRDGDAAPPAQADGGPGATPRPGVLGALRGVLAALAGVAVALAVLAALRPDLFALAVSMLRTDLVAFGGALAALPVMRHEVVHLRGWMSDAAFLDGVAIGQVTPGPIILTAAFIGWRVDGPLGSVVAGLAIFTPSLFFMLGAERLVSRIEHSRIYRRAVRATLAGFTGLLGYLAISVAQALPATPLPAIIGVAAFAALRAGVDVLYVVGVGALVSWLLG encoded by the coding sequence ATGACACCCAGCCCAGACAACGAGGTCACCGTGTCCGAAGCACCACAGGACTCCCCCCCTTCCTCGCATGCGGGCACCCCGCCCACCCTGCGTGACCTGTTCCTGACCTTCATGCGTCTGGGGGCCACGGCCTTCGGCGGCCCCGCCATGCTGCCCGTGGTGCGTGCCCAGGTGGTGGAGCGCAAGGGATGGATGGACGAGGCCACGTTCCGCTCTGGCGTGGCCCTGTGCCAGGCGGTGCCGGGGGCCACGGTGATGCAGGTGGCCTCGTACGTGGGGCTGCGGCTGCGCGGCACGCCGGGCATGCTGGCCGGGTTCTTCGGGTTCACCCTGCCCGCGTTCCTGATGATCACCGTGCTTTCGGCCATGTACTGGAAGAATCACGAACTGCCCGCCGTCATGGCCGCGTTCATCGGCCTGAAGGCCGTCACCGTGGCCCTGATGGTGTCGGGGCTGCTCGATTTCGGCAAACGCTACCTGCGCATGGGCATGGATTGGGTGATCGGGGCCGGGGTGTGCGGGCTGACCCTTTTGGGGGTCCACCCCATCGTTCCCGTGCTGGCGGCTGCCGCAGCCGGAGTGGTGGTATACCGCGACGGCGATGCCGCGCCCCCTGCGCAGGCGGACGGCGGCCCCGGCGCAACACCCCGGCCCGGAGTTCTTGGCGCGTTGCGCGGCGTGCTGGCGGCCCTGGCCGGGGTGGCCGTGGCCCTGGCCGTGCTGGCGGCCCTGCGGCCCGACCTGTTCGCCCTGGCCGTGTCCATGCTGCGCACCGACCTTGTGGCCTTCGGCGGGGCGCTGGCCGCCCTGCCGGTGATGCGCCACGAGGTGGTCCACCTGCGCGGCTGGATGAGCGACGCCGCCTTTCTGGACGGCGTGGCCATCGGCCAGGTGACGCCCGGCCCCATCATCCTCACCGCCGCCTTCATCGGCTGGCGGGTGGACGGCCCGCTGGGTTCGGTGGTGGCGGGGCTTGCCATCTTCACGCCGTCGCTGTTCTTCATGCTGGGGGCGGAGCGGCTGGTGTCGCGCATCGAGCATTCGCGCATCTATCGCCGGGCGGTGCGCGCCACGCTGGCGGGGTTCACCGGGCTGCTGGGATATCTGGCCATCAGCGTGGCCCAGGCCCTGCCCGCCACGCCGCTGCCCGCCATCATCGGCGTGGCGGCCTTTGCCGCGCTGCGCGCCGGGGTGGACGTGCTGTACGTGGTGGGCGTAGGCGCGCTGGTCTCGTGGCTGCTGGGCTGA
- a CDS encoding putative quinol monooxygenase, which translates to MSQPDFPVAVTAMLTARPGSEARAAELIAGIVAATQRHEGMLRYEAQQQLDAPRNFTFIEQWTSRASLDAHLATPELLAFRAAAAEVFEGPADVRLWRLVK; encoded by the coding sequence ATGTCGCAACCCGATTTTCCCGTGGCGGTAACCGCCATGCTCACCGCCCGCCCCGGCAGCGAAGCCCGCGCGGCGGAACTCATTGCCGGTATAGTTGCCGCCACGCAACGGCACGAGGGCATGCTGCGCTACGAGGCGCAGCAGCAACTGGACGCGCCGCGCAATTTCACCTTCATCGAGCAGTGGACTTCCCGGGCAAGCCTGGACGCGCATCTGGCCACGCCCGAGTTGCTGGCCTTTCGCGCGGCGGCGGCAGAGGTCTTCGAAGGCCCCGCCGACGTGCGGCTGTGGCGGCTTGTGAAGTAG
- a CDS encoding flavin reductase family protein, with amino-acid sequence MASDVTTSPAHGPAPSPRAIAGRVDIAPQAFVVPMAQTIVGCMADGRPNFMAVAWLTRVNYQPPMLGVAINRRNFSHGAIAASGQFSVNFPTVDMTVVTDYTGLASGARVDKSGLFEVFHGHLDAAPLIRECPLGIECRVHTAVELPSNTFFIGEIVGAWCAEDCVDGDGAPDPKRLRPMLLTMPDNRYWSMGDVVGKAWHDGKALRQKAGGEAG; translated from the coding sequence ATGGCAAGCGACGTGACGACCAGCCCGGCGCACGGTCCCGCACCCAGCCCCAGGGCCATCGCGGGCCGGGTGGACATCGCCCCCCAGGCCTTCGTGGTGCCCATGGCCCAGACCATCGTGGGCTGCATGGCCGACGGCAGGCCCAACTTCATGGCCGTGGCCTGGCTGACCCGGGTCAACTACCAGCCGCCCATGCTGGGCGTGGCCATCAACCGGCGCAACTTCAGCCACGGGGCCATTGCCGCCAGCGGGCAGTTCAGCGTGAACTTTCCCACCGTGGACATGACGGTGGTGACCGACTACACGGGGCTGGCCTCCGGCGCCCGTGTGGACAAGTCCGGCCTGTTCGAGGTGTTCCACGGCCATCTGGACGCCGCACCGCTGATACGGGAATGCCCGCTGGGCATCGAGTGCCGGGTGCACACCGCCGTGGAACTGCCCAGCAATACCTTTTTCATCGGCGAAATAGTCGGGGCCTGGTGCGCCGAGGACTGCGTGGATGGTGACGGCGCGCCCGACCCCAAGCGGTTGCGGCCCATGCTGCTGACCATGCCGGACAACCGCTACTGGTCCATGGGCGACGTGGTGGGCAAGGCTTGGCACGACGGCAAGGCCCTGCGGCAAAAGGCGGGCGGCGAGGCCGGGTAG
- a CDS encoding 4Fe-4S dicluster domain-containing protein gives MYMLSNVLRNIMGKYSTRLYPFETRPAFEGFRGKLVNNIHDCIFCKSCQIKCPSQCITVDPKEGKWDCDPFACVYCSVCVDACPTHCLSMENQHRKPAPSKFVVSLQGTPRKSKKADKSAEKPAEAAAPEA, from the coding sequence ATGTACATGCTCAGCAACGTGCTGCGGAACATCATGGGGAAATACTCCACCCGGCTCTATCCGTTCGAGACGCGGCCGGCGTTCGAGGGTTTCCGCGGCAAACTCGTAAACAACATCCACGACTGCATCTTCTGCAAGAGCTGCCAGATCAAGTGCCCTTCGCAGTGCATCACCGTGGACCCCAAGGAAGGCAAGTGGGACTGCGATCCCTTTGCCTGCGTGTACTGCTCGGTGTGCGTCGATGCGTGCCCCACGCACTGCCTGTCGATGGAAAACCAGCACCGCAAGCCCGCGCCCAGCAAGTTCGTGGTGAGCTTGCAGGGCACGCCCAGAAAGTCCAAGAAGGCCGACAAGAGCGCCGAAAAGCCCGCCGAGGCCGCCGCTCCCGAAGCCTAG
- a CDS encoding nickel-dependent hydrogenase large subunit, which yields MSRTIIPFGPQHPVLPEPLHLKLVVEDETVVEAIPALGYVHRGLETLASIRDYNQMVYIVERVCGICSCIHAMCYCQGLETMMNVEVPSRAKYLRVIWSELHRIHSHLLWLGLFADGFGFESLFMQFWKIRERVMDINEATAGNRVVISVNVVGGVRRDLDKTQQRWILDELDKLEKELRQLMKTMLDDYTVKKRTVGIGVLTAEQAIQLGAVGPTLRGSGVAQDARQLGYAAFDELDFEPVTSPEGDCWARSKVRFMEALQSMDIVRQAISRLPDSELAAKVPGKPTGEVVCRVEQPRGELLYYLKGNGSKNMERVRIRTPTFANIPPLLAMLPGAQLADVPLAALTIDPCISCTER from the coding sequence ATGTCCCGCACCATCATTCCTTTCGGTCCGCAGCATCCGGTTCTGCCGGAACCCCTGCACCTGAAACTGGTCGTCGAGGATGAAACCGTCGTCGAAGCCATTCCCGCCCTGGGATACGTGCATCGCGGCCTCGAAACCCTCGCCAGCATTCGCGACTACAACCAGATGGTCTACATCGTGGAGCGGGTGTGCGGCATCTGTTCGTGCATCCACGCCATGTGCTACTGCCAGGGCCTTGAAACCATGATGAACGTGGAAGTGCCGAGCCGCGCCAAGTACCTGCGGGTGATCTGGTCGGAACTGCACCGTATCCACAGCCACCTTCTGTGGCTGGGCCTGTTCGCCGACGGTTTCGGCTTCGAAAGCCTGTTCATGCAGTTCTGGAAGATCCGCGAACGCGTCATGGACATCAACGAAGCCACGGCGGGCAACCGCGTGGTCATCTCCGTCAACGTGGTTGGCGGCGTGCGCCGCGACCTGGACAAGACCCAGCAGCGCTGGATCCTCGACGAGCTGGACAAGCTGGAGAAGGAACTGCGCCAGCTGATGAAGACCATGCTCGACGACTACACCGTGAAAAAGCGCACCGTGGGCATCGGCGTGCTGACGGCCGAGCAGGCCATTCAGCTCGGCGCGGTCGGCCCCACCCTGCGCGGCAGCGGCGTTGCCCAGGACGCCCGCCAGCTTGGCTATGCGGCCTTTGACGAACTGGACTTCGAGCCCGTCACCTCGCCCGAGGGCGACTGCTGGGCCCGTTCCAAGGTCCGGTTCATGGAAGCGCTGCAATCCATGGATATCGTGCGTCAGGCCATTTCGCGCCTGCCCGACAGCGAACTGGCCGCAAAGGTTCCCGGCAAGCCCACCGGCGAGGTGGTCTGCCGTGTCGAACAGCCGCGCGGCGAGTTGCTGTACTACCTGAAGGGCAACGGCTCGAAGAACATGGAGCGGGTGCGCATCCGCACCCCCACCTTCGCCAACATCCCGCCGCTTCTGGCCATGCTGCCCGGCGCGCAGCTTGCCGACGTGCCCCTCGCGGCCCTGACCATCGACCCGTGCATCAGCTGCACCGAGCGGTAA
- a CDS encoding NADH-quinone oxidoreductase subunit C, whose translation MPTHSEILNATPIAADAVVAQAKSMFDRGYRLVTMSVVDLGDGNVDIFYHYDMNNEMTHFRLTHPKDQPVPSISPVYFAALLVENESRDHFNLQFDGLVLDFNRTLYLDDEITSTISAPFCKISTIQKKD comes from the coding sequence ATGCCCACGCACAGCGAAATACTGAACGCAACACCCATCGCCGCGGATGCCGTGGTCGCGCAGGCCAAGAGCATGTTCGACCGGGGCTACCGCCTAGTCACCATGTCCGTGGTGGACCTGGGCGACGGCAACGTGGATATCTTCTACCATTACGACATGAACAACGAGATGACCCACTTCCGGCTGACCCACCCCAAGGACCAGCCGGTACCCAGCATCTCGCCAGTCTACTTTGCCGCGCTGCTCGTGGAAAACGAATCGCGCGACCACTTCAACCTGCAGTTCGACGGTCTGGTGCTGGACTTCAACCGTACGCTGTACCTGGATGACGAGATCACCTCGACCATCTCGGCGCCGTTCTGCAAGATCTCCACCATCCAGAAGAAGGATTAA
- a CDS encoding NADH-quinone oxidoreductase subunit B family protein produces MGLLENWINKGRLKSPWVVHFDCGSCNGCDIEVLACLTPVFDVERFGIINVGNPKHADVLLVTGTVNHRNKKVLKNIYDQMPDPKAVIAIGACGTSGGVFRECYNVVGGVDQVIPVDVYVPGCPAKPDAIIDGVVTALDVVKAKLGLGEMPKVTVID; encoded by the coding sequence ATGGGTCTGCTTGAAAACTGGATCAATAAAGGCCGTCTGAAGTCCCCGTGGGTCGTCCATTTCGACTGCGGGTCGTGCAACGGCTGCGATATCGAGGTGCTGGCCTGCCTTACCCCCGTCTTCGACGTGGAGCGTTTCGGCATCATCAACGTGGGCAACCCCAAGCATGCCGACGTGCTGCTGGTTACCGGCACGGTGAACCACCGCAACAAGAAAGTACTGAAGAACATCTACGACCAGATGCCCGACCCCAAGGCCGTCATCGCCATTGGCGCGTGCGGCACCTCGGGCGGGGTGTTCCGCGAGTGCTACAACGTGGTGGGCGGCGTCGACCAGGTCATCCCGGTCGACGTGTACGTACCCGGCTGCCCGGCCAAGCCCGACGCCATCATCGACGGCGTCGTCACCGCCCTTGACGTGGTGAAGGCCAAGCTTGGCCTTGGCGAAATGCCCAAGGTGACCGTCATCGACTAG
- a CDS encoding respiratory chain complex I subunit 1 family protein: MLTFIAALIGLALTPVVGGLLAGVDRRVTARLQSRFGPPILQPFYDVLKLLGKAPMVVNSWQVMSAYIYVLSSALAVLLFFMQGDLLLLFFVMTIGAVFQVVGALSVPSPYAQVGAQRELLQMLAYEPLIIVVFVGISMATGSFKIADVYAMEKPLLLSMPFLFIALGYALTIKLRKSPFDISACHHAHQELVRGVLTEYSGPHLALLEIGHWFDVVLILGLCSLFWHTSIVGMVALLVVTYAAEILIDNICARMTWPWMLKNVLGVGLVLSVFNLLWLYVS; this comes from the coding sequence ATGCTGACGTTCATCGCCGCTCTCATCGGGCTTGCCCTCACCCCGGTGGTCGGGGGCCTTCTGGCCGGGGTTGACCGCCGCGTCACCGCCCGCCTCCAGTCCCGCTTCGGGCCGCCCATCCTCCAGCCGTTCTACGACGTGCTGAAGCTGCTGGGCAAAGCGCCCATGGTGGTCAACTCGTGGCAGGTCATGTCGGCATACATCTACGTGCTGTCATCCGCCCTGGCCGTGCTGCTGTTCTTCATGCAGGGCGACCTGTTGCTGCTCTTCTTCGTCATGACCATCGGCGCCGTGTTCCAGGTGGTGGGCGCGCTGTCCGTGCCTTCCCCCTACGCCCAGGTGGGCGCCCAGCGCGAACTGCTGCAGATGCTGGCCTACGAGCCGCTGATCATCGTGGTGTTCGTGGGCATTTCCATGGCCACCGGCAGCTTCAAGATCGCCGACGTGTACGCCATGGAAAAGCCGCTGCTGCTCAGCATGCCCTTCCTGTTCATTGCGCTGGGCTACGCGCTGACCATCAAGCTGCGCAAGTCGCCCTTCGACATCTCGGCCTGCCATCACGCCCACCAGGAACTGGTGCGCGGCGTGCTGACCGAATACTCCGGCCCGCACCTTGCGCTGCTGGAAATCGGCCACTGGTTCGACGTGGTGCTCATCCTGGGCCTGTGCTCGCTGTTCTGGCACACCAGCATCGTGGGCATGGTCGCCCTGCTGGTGGTGACCTACGCGGCGGAAATCCTGATCGACAACATCTGCGCGCGCATGACCTGGCCGTGGATGCTCAAGAACGTGCTGGGCGTGGGTCTTGTGTTGTCGGTGTTCAACCTGCTCTGGCTCTACGTCAGCTAA
- a CDS encoding NADH-quinone oxidoreductase subunit L: protein MLDTLVFGSVVFPLLAALAVYFVRGDAARNIIVPVSVAITAAAALGLAGLGSFSYSPQAILGISLNGLITVLDFALLGFIFLIALRMGNLLIMGLTVLQVLGMVYLDFFLMDHGTQVTGFYADSLSLTMVLIISIVGGLICFYGLGYMKEHEEHLHLAKSRQPRFFFFMLLFLGAMNGLVLANNLSWMYFFWEVTTLCSFMLIGHDGTDEAKTNATRALWMNMAGGVAFVAALMFLQKSTGTLSVQDILAKSAAPGMKTAALLLPMAFLCFAGFTKAAQVPFQSWLCGAMVAPTPVSALLHSSTMVKAGVYLVIRMAPAYQGTMLSAAVAIFGAFTFIAASALAVGQSNGKKVLAYSTIANLGLIIACAGINTSAAIAAAVMLIIFHAISKGLLFLCVGAIEQKIGSRDIEAMRGLFKVMPRTAVITVIGIVTMMLPPFGMLLAKWMALESAATATAAMPPLVIMLALGSALTVLFWARWAGVMLGSTVPGENPPAEHQPLSVRLPLLLLAGGAVGLSLLSPFVYSMLVAPATALYAKATAYTVSMGVFENNAGVFAVYPLFLLLGVGFMYALRAAKKVGPEAASLPYMGGSQRVENGKIGFNGPMNGFVETAAGNYYMESLFGESKLSKSINVIAIVLLAVMLGGVL, encoded by the coding sequence ATGCTGGACACCCTTGTCTTTGGAAGCGTCGTGTTTCCACTCTTAGCTGCCCTGGCGGTCTATTTCGTCAGGGGCGACGCCGCGCGCAACATCATCGTCCCGGTATCGGTGGCGATAACCGCCGCGGCGGCGTTGGGACTGGCGGGCCTCGGCTCGTTCTCCTACTCGCCCCAAGCCATTCTTGGCATCAGCCTCAACGGCCTGATCACTGTTCTTGATTTCGCCCTGCTCGGGTTCATCTTCCTCATCGCGCTGCGCATGGGCAACCTGCTCATCATGGGGCTGACGGTGCTGCAGGTGCTGGGCATGGTCTATCTGGACTTCTTCCTGATGGACCACGGCACGCAGGTAACCGGCTTCTACGCCGACAGCCTGTCTCTGACCATGGTGCTGATCATTTCCATCGTGGGGGGCCTGATCTGTTTTTACGGTCTTGGCTACATGAAGGAACACGAGGAGCACCTGCACCTCGCCAAGAGCCGCCAGCCGCGGTTCTTCTTTTTCATGCTGCTCTTCCTGGGCGCCATGAACGGCCTGGTGCTGGCCAACAACCTGTCGTGGATGTACTTCTTCTGGGAAGTGACCACCCTGTGCTCGTTCATGCTCATCGGGCATGACGGCACCGACGAGGCCAAGACCAACGCCACCCGCGCCCTGTGGATGAACATGGCGGGCGGCGTTGCCTTCGTGGCCGCGCTCATGTTCCTGCAGAAGAGCACGGGCACCCTTTCGGTGCAGGACATCCTGGCCAAGTCGGCTGCCCCCGGCATGAAGACCGCGGCGCTGCTGCTGCCCATGGCCTTCCTGTGCTTCGCGGGCTTCACCAAGGCCGCGCAGGTGCCCTTCCAGAGCTGGCTGTGCGGCGCCATGGTGGCGCCCACCCCGGTTTCCGCGCTGCTGCACTCGTCCACCATGGTCAAGGCGGGCGTGTACCTGGTCATCCGCATGGCTCCGGCCTACCAGGGCACCATGCTTTCCGCCGCCGTGGCCATCTTCGGCGCGTTCACCTTCATCGCCGCATCCGCCCTGGCAGTGGGCCAGAGCAACGGCAAGAAGGTGCTGGCCTACTCCACCATCGCCAACCTGGGCCTGATCATCGCCTGCGCGGGCATCAACACCTCGGCCGCCATCGCCGCCGCCGTGATGCTGATCATCTTCCACGCCATCTCCAAGGGCCTCCTGTTCCTGTGCGTGGGCGCCATCGAGCAGAAGATCGGCTCGCGCGACATCGAAGCCATGCGCGGCCTGTTCAAGGTGATGCCCCGCACCGCGGTGATCACCGTCATCGGCATCGTGACCATGATGCTGCCGCCCTTCGGCATGCTGCTGGCCAAGTGGATGGCCCTTGAATCCGCCGCCACCGCCACCGCCGCCATGCCCCCGCTGGTTATCATGCTGGCTCTCGGCAGCGCCCTGACGGTGCTGTTCTGGGCTCGCTGGGCCGGCGTGATGCTGGGTTCCACCGTGCCCGGCGAAAACCCGCCCGCCGAACACCAGCCCCTCTCGGTGCGCCTGCCGCTGCTGCTGCTGGCCGGTGGCGCCGTGGGCCTGTCGCTGCTTTCGCCCTTCGTCTACAGCATGCTGGTGGCCCCGGCCACGGCGCTGTACGCCAAGGCCACCGCCTACACCGTCTCCATGGGCGTATTCGAGAACAACGCCGGCGTGTTCGCGGTGTACCCGCTGTTCCTGCTGCTGGGCGTGGGCTTCATGTATGCCCTGCGCGCCGCCAAGAAGGTCGGCCCCGAAGCGGCCAGCCTGCCCTACATGGGCGGCTCGCAGCGGGTGGAGAACGGCAAGATCGGCTTCAACGGCCCCATGAACGGGTTCGTGGAAACCGCCGCCGGCAACTACTACATGGAATCCCTGTTCGGTGAATCCAAACTCTCGAAGTCCATCAACGTGATCGCCATCGTGCTGCTTGCGGTCATGCTCGGGGGGGTGCTGTAA